From Paracoccus aminovorans, one genomic window encodes:
- a CDS encoding winged helix-turn-helix transcriptional regulator has translation MTKTGKTLRYDEGCLGAHALNLVGDRWALLVVRELMFAPKRFQMIRAGLPGVTASVLTQRLGQLVQAGVVSHDEVLGLYALTEQGRALHPVLRELCRWALLMPGHDPRKFISISALMISISATVDAGRAAGSNLHAGFLSGKEGFEVILSPKGAPLVTAMRAPQGDFLLEGSGNALAAAIYGPGPVTIASAGLIGLHGDKAAAQAFTDLFSLKP, from the coding sequence ATGACCAAGACCGGCAAAACCCTGCGCTATGACGAAGGCTGTCTCGGCGCCCATGCGCTGAACCTGGTGGGCGACCGCTGGGCGCTGTTGGTGGTGCGCGAGCTGATGTTCGCGCCCAAGCGTTTCCAGATGATCCGCGCCGGGCTGCCGGGCGTGACCGCCAGCGTGCTGACGCAGCGGCTGGGCCAGCTGGTGCAGGCCGGCGTGGTCAGCCATGACGAGGTGCTGGGGCTTTATGCGCTGACCGAACAGGGCCGCGCGCTGCATCCGGTGCTGCGCGAGCTGTGTCGCTGGGCGCTGCTGATGCCGGGGCACGACCCGCGCAAGTTCATCAGCATCTCGGCGCTGATGATCTCGATTTCCGCGACGGTGGATGCGGGGCGGGCGGCGGGATCGAACCTGCACGCGGGCTTCCTGTCGGGGAAAGAGGGGTTCGAGGTGATCCTGTCGCCCAAGGGCGCGCCGCTGGTCACGGCGATGCGCGCGCCGCAGGGCGATTTCCTGCTGGAGGGCAGCGGCAATGCGCTGGCCGCCGCGATCTATGGCCCGGGGCCGGTGACGATCGCCAGCGCCGGGCTGATCGGGCTGCACGGCGACAAGGCCGCCGCGCAAGCCTTTACGGATCTGTTCAGCCTGAAGCCCTAG
- a CDS encoding DUF1428 domain-containing protein, translating into MTYYSGFLLAVPTANKQKYVDMATSAWPMFKRYGALRMVETWGADVPHGKVTDFYMATQAKEDETIVFSWIEWPDKATADSGFERMMSDPEMQSPPEMPFDGMRMIWGGFEPIFDDKA; encoded by the coding sequence ATGACCTATTACTCCGGCTTCCTTTTGGCGGTCCCGACCGCGAACAAGCAGAAATACGTCGACATGGCGACTTCGGCTTGGCCGATGTTCAAGCGCTATGGCGCGCTGCGCATGGTCGAGACCTGGGGCGCCGACGTGCCCCATGGCAAGGTCACCGACTTCTACATGGCGACCCAGGCCAAGGAGGACGAGACCATCGTGTTTTCCTGGATCGAATGGCCCGACAAGGCCACGGCCGACTCGGGCTTCGAGCGGATGATGTCCGACCCCGAGATGCAGAGCCCGCCCGAGATGCCCTTCGACGGCATGCGGATGATCTGGGGCGGCTTCGAGCCCATCTTCGACGACAAGGCCTAA
- a CDS encoding VOC family protein, giving the protein MHHGKPCWFELDAARGGLPAASDFYGKVFGWSVADSGMPDFTYLLASHGGDMVAGLMEIPPGADGIPPNWLIYLDVDDCDAAAEKIALLGGTVMKPPADIPGTGRFAVAADPQGAVFGILQPLPMDPQPAPETGAFDQKKEGHGNWIELMSTDPAAGFDFYAELFGWTAGDAMDMGEMGKYQLFRWNGTDIGGMMGLGNAPVPCWLPYFGTNGVEAAMQRIRDAGGEIVSGPHEVPGGAVIAVARDPQGAHFAVVGPREATP; this is encoded by the coding sequence ATGCATCACGGCAAACCCTGCTGGTTCGAGCTCGACGCCGCGCGCGGCGGGCTTCCTGCCGCAAGCGACTTCTATGGCAAGGTCTTCGGCTGGTCGGTCGCCGATTCCGGCATGCCGGATTTCACCTATCTTCTGGCCAGCCACGGCGGCGACATGGTGGCCGGGCTGATGGAGATCCCGCCCGGCGCCGACGGCATCCCGCCGAACTGGCTGATCTATCTCGACGTGGACGATTGCGACGCGGCGGCGGAAAAGATCGCGCTGCTGGGCGGCACCGTGATGAAGCCCCCGGCCGACATCCCCGGCACCGGCCGCTTCGCCGTGGCGGCCGATCCGCAGGGCGCGGTCTTCGGCATCCTGCAACCGCTGCCGATGGACCCGCAGCCCGCGCCCGAAACCGGCGCCTTCGACCAGAAGAAGGAAGGCCACGGCAACTGGATCGAGCTGATGTCCACCGATCCGGCGGCGGGCTTCGACTTCTATGCCGAATTGTTCGGCTGGACGGCGGGCGATGCCATGGACATGGGCGAGATGGGCAAATACCAGCTGTTCCGCTGGAACGGCACCGACATCGGCGGGATGATGGGTCTGGGCAATGCGCCCGTGCCCTGCTGGCTGCCCTATTTCGGCACCAACGGCGTCGAGGCGGCCATGCAGCGCATCCGCGATGCCGGCGGTGAGATCGTCAGCGGCCCGCATGAGGTGCCGGGCGGCGCCGTCATCGCCGTTGCGCGCGACCCGCAGGGCGCGCATTTCGCCGTCGTCGGCCCGCGCGAGGCCACGCCATGA
- a CDS encoding YceI family protein, with translation MIRVALLCALCAAPVAAQEVQPQDIPQGQKDYHAAEAGTYKLDPYHSAVIARVPHMGFSYSVFRFDEVSGALTWNPDDPAAMRLTAEVQVGSISTPVEGFAEVLKGAEYLNTAANPVARFVSDSFAPESDTKGTVSGQLTLMGRTHPASFAVELVGAGKGYTGDEHGNPVIRNLIGVHAETQIDPQAYGMNAFFTAPIPVAIDAEFARSE, from the coding sequence ATGATCCGTGTCGCGCTGCTTTGCGCCCTTTGCGCCGCCCCGGTGGCGGCGCAAGAGGTGCAGCCCCAGGACATCCCGCAGGGGCAAAAGGACTATCACGCCGCCGAGGCCGGGACCTACAAGCTCGACCCCTATCACAGCGCGGTCATCGCCCGCGTGCCGCATATGGGCTTTTCCTACAGCGTCTTTCGCTTCGACGAGGTTTCGGGCGCGTTGACCTGGAACCCCGACGATCCGGCGGCGATGCGGCTGACGGCTGAGGTGCAGGTCGGCTCGATCTCGACCCCGGTCGAGGGCTTTGCCGAGGTGCTGAAGGGCGCCGAATACCTGAACACCGCCGCCAATCCGGTGGCGCGTTTCGTGTCGGACAGCTTTGCCCCCGAAAGCGACACCAAGGGCACGGTATCGGGCCAGTTGACGCTGATGGGCCGCACGCATCCGGCCAGCTTCGCGGTCGAGCTGGTCGGCGCCGGCAAGGGCTATACCGGGGACGAGCATGGCAATCCGGTGATCCGCAACCTGATCGGCGTCCATGCCGAGACGCAGATCGACCCGCAGGCCTATGGCATGAACGCCTTCTTCACCGCGCCGATTCCCGTGGCGATCGACGCGGAATTCGCCCGGAGCGAGTGA
- a CDS encoding glutathione S-transferase family protein has protein sequence MYVITTYDWVPGFARGYVRDLRIRWACEEAGQPYRIETTSVREKTAQHFARQPFGQVPILQDGELSLFESGAILLYLGERHEALLPADPQGRAETQQWLVAALNTLEPPVMALALARMFDRDEHAAELALPRLVARLEQLAPVLERRDFVAAGRFTIADIMLAEVLRIVDSLGELAGHPVLLDYMRRMTARPAFRRAHDAQLAHFEEAA, from the coding sequence ATGTATGTGATCACGACCTATGACTGGGTGCCCGGTTTCGCCCGCGGCTATGTCCGCGACCTGCGCATCCGCTGGGCCTGCGAAGAGGCCGGCCAGCCCTATCGCATCGAGACGACCAGCGTGCGCGAAAAGACCGCGCAGCATTTCGCCCGCCAGCCCTTTGGCCAGGTGCCGATCCTGCAGGACGGCGAACTGTCGCTGTTCGAAAGCGGCGCCATCCTGCTGTATCTGGGCGAGCGGCACGAGGCGCTGCTGCCCGCCGACCCGCAGGGCCGGGCCGAGACCCAGCAATGGCTGGTCGCGGCGCTGAACACGCTGGAGCCGCCGGTGATGGCGCTGGCGCTGGCCCGCATGTTCGACCGCGACGAGCACGCGGCCGAACTGGCCCTGCCGCGGCTGGTCGCGCGGCTGGAGCAGCTGGCGCCGGTGCTGGAGCGCCGCGACTTCGTCGCCGCCGGCCGCTTCACCATCGCCGACATCATGCTGGCCGAGGTGCTGCGCATCGTCGATAGCCTGGGCGAGCTGGCCGGCCATCCGGTGCTGCTGGACTATATGCGTCGCATGACCGCCCGTCCGGCGTTCCGGCGCGCCCATGACGCGCAGCTGGCGCATTTCGAGGAGGCCGCGTGA
- a CDS encoding glutathione S-transferase family protein, protein MLTLYGHPLSSYTQKVLIALYELGTDFTFREVNLGEEADRALMRSVEPMGRMPALRQGDFTLSQSSLMIEWLDRHHPGPQSLLDPEPDASLPARQWDRFLDFQVMQMMQQIVDARIFMAEGAEERVAPFARAKLDLAYAALDRRLDGRDWIAGGFGLADCAAFPALFYAGAVHPFADHPQLTGYFERLAARPSIQRVIAGARPYYGWFPFKDGIAARFL, encoded by the coding sequence ATGCTGACGCTTTATGGCCATCCGCTGTCATCCTATACCCAGAAGGTGCTGATCGCGCTGTACGAGCTGGGCACGGATTTTACCTTCCGCGAGGTGAATCTGGGCGAGGAGGCCGACCGGGCGCTGATGCGATCGGTCGAGCCGATGGGCCGGATGCCGGCGCTGCGCCAGGGCGATTTCACCCTGTCGCAAAGCTCTTTGATGATCGAATGGCTGGACCGGCACCATCCCGGGCCGCAAAGCCTGCTGGACCCGGAGCCCGATGCCTCGCTGCCGGCGCGGCAATGGGACCGGTTCCTGGATTTCCAGGTCATGCAGATGATGCAGCAGATCGTCGATGCCCGCATCTTCATGGCCGAAGGCGCCGAGGAGCGGGTGGCGCCCTTTGCGCGGGCCAAGCTGGACCTCGCCTATGCCGCGCTGGATCGGCGGCTGGACGGGCGCGACTGGATCGCGGGCGGCTTCGGCCTGGCCGATTGCGCGGCGTTTCCGGCGCTGTTCTATGCCGGCGCCGTGCATCCCTTCGCGGATCATCCGCAGCTGACCGGATATTTCGAGCGGCTGGCGGCGCGGCCCTCGATCCAGCGCGTGATCGCGGGCGCGCGGCCCTATTACGGCTGGTTCCCGTTCAAGGACGGGATTGCGGCGCGGTTTCTCTAG
- a CDS encoding valine--tRNA ligase, which produces MAMDKNFDAASAEARIAAEWAASDAFAAGANASRAETFSVVIPPPNVTGSLHIGHALNNTLQDILVRWHRMRGFDTLWQPGQDHAGIATQMVVERRMAERQEPGRREIGREAFLQKVWAWKQESGDTIVNQLKRLGASCDWSRNAFTMSGAPGAPAGEEGNFHDAVIKVFVEMFDKGLIYRGKRLVNWDPHFETAISDLEVENREVPGHMWHFKYPLAGGETYEYIERDADGNVTLRETRDYISIATTRPETMLGDGAVAVHPDDARYAPIVGKLVEIPVGPKEHRRLIPIITDEYPDPDFGSGAVKITGAHDFNDYAVAMRNDIPLYALMDGKGAMRADGLSYGESAEIATRAARGEDVGDVSNVNLVPEELRGLDRYDARKRVIAAITDEGLAVTYLHKEIDKETGAEHLERRPLVDAKPIMQPFGDRSGVVIEPMLTDQWFVDTPKIVGPALEAVRSGATQILPEQHEKVYFHWLENIEPWTISRQLWWGHQIPVWYGLDLSLEGQVEDDHDGALDEVEIFALLEEGLVHRDEIHRCAASFAEVAQRFRDAIAALPQPLEIARVIEVADREAAVDAFAQGLADYNLTQDPTRLVYPVWRDPDVLDTWFSSGLWPIGTLGWPEKTPELARYFPTSVLVTGFDIIFFWVARMMMMQLAVVGQVPFRTVYVHGLVRDEKGAKMSKSKGNVIDPLVLIDQYGADALRFTLTSMAAMGRDPKLGPKHVEANRNFVTKIWNASRFAEMNGVRGGGARPAPAHVVNRWIIGEVARICQATDEALAGFRFNDAATGLYAFVWGKVCDWYVEFSKPLFDGEYRDETQATMGWVLDQCYTLLHPIMPFVTEELWALTGDRAKMLVHGDWPDCGSDLIDAEADRQMNWVIALIENIRSARAQIGVPAGARPDLIVTEADAAARAALAANGPLVERLARVNPPREGAMGPGMISVAALGASFALPVGEMIDVAAETARLEKAAAKAEKDAAGLRGRLANPRFVENAEPEVIEETRGKLAALDDDLARIRAALGQLAAM; this is translated from the coding sequence ATGGCCATGGACAAGAACTTCGACGCCGCTTCCGCCGAGGCGCGGATCGCGGCGGAATGGGCGGCAAGCGATGCCTTCGCGGCGGGGGCGAATGCCTCGCGCGCGGAAACCTTCTCGGTCGTGATCCCGCCGCCGAACGTCACGGGCAGCCTGCATATCGGCCACGCGCTGAACAACACGCTGCAGGACATCCTGGTGCGCTGGCACCGGATGCGCGGCTTCGACACGCTGTGGCAGCCCGGCCAGGACCATGCCGGCATCGCCACGCAGATGGTGGTGGAGCGCCGGATGGCCGAGCGCCAGGAGCCCGGCCGGCGCGAGATCGGGCGCGAGGCCTTCCTGCAGAAGGTCTGGGCCTGGAAGCAGGAATCCGGCGACACCATCGTCAACCAGCTGAAACGCCTGGGCGCCAGCTGCGACTGGTCGCGCAACGCCTTCACCATGTCCGGCGCTCCCGGCGCCCCCGCGGGCGAAGAGGGCAATTTCCACGATGCCGTCATCAAGGTCTTTGTCGAGATGTTCGACAAGGGGCTGATCTATCGCGGCAAGCGGCTGGTGAACTGGGACCCGCATTTCGAGACCGCGATCTCCGACCTCGAGGTCGAGAACCGCGAGGTGCCCGGCCATATGTGGCATTTCAAATACCCGCTGGCCGGCGGCGAAACCTATGAATACATCGAGCGCGATGCCGACGGCAACGTCACCCTGCGCGAGACGCGGGACTATATCAGCATCGCCACCACCCGCCCCGAGACCATGCTGGGCGACGGCGCGGTGGCGGTCCACCCGGACGACGCCCGCTATGCGCCCATCGTCGGCAAGCTGGTGGAGATCCCGGTCGGGCCGAAGGAACATCGCCGGCTGATCCCGATCATCACCGACGAATACCCGGACCCGGATTTCGGCTCGGGCGCGGTCAAGATCACCGGCGCGCATGACTTCAACGACTATGCCGTGGCGATGCGCAACGACATTCCGCTGTATGCGCTGATGGACGGCAAGGGCGCCATGCGCGCCGACGGGCTGAGCTACGGGGAAAGCGCCGAGATCGCCACGCGGGCGGCGCGGGGCGAGGATGTGGGCGACGTCTCGAACGTGAACCTGGTCCCCGAGGAATTGCGCGGCCTGGACCGCTACGACGCCCGCAAGCGCGTGATCGCGGCGATCACCGACGAGGGGCTGGCCGTCACCTATCTGCACAAGGAAATCGACAAGGAAACCGGCGCCGAGCATCTGGAGCGCCGGCCCCTGGTCGATGCGAAGCCGATCATGCAGCCCTTCGGCGACCGGTCGGGCGTGGTGATCGAGCCGATGCTGACCGACCAGTGGTTCGTCGATACGCCGAAGATCGTCGGCCCGGCGCTGGAGGCGGTGCGCAGCGGCGCCACGCAGATCCTGCCCGAGCAGCATGAGAAGGTCTATTTCCACTGGCTCGAGAACATCGAGCCCTGGACCATCAGCCGCCAGCTGTGGTGGGGCCACCAGATCCCGGTCTGGTACGGGCTCGACCTGTCGCTGGAAGGCCAGGTCGAGGACGACCACGACGGCGCGCTGGACGAGGTCGAGATCTTCGCCCTGCTGGAAGAGGGCCTGGTCCATCGCGATGAAATCCATCGTTGCGCCGCAAGTTTCGCCGAAGTGGCGCAGAGGTTCCGCGATGCCATCGCCGCTCTGCCGCAGCCGCTGGAGATCGCCCGGGTGATCGAGGTCGCCGACCGCGAGGCCGCCGTGGACGCCTTTGCCCAGGGGCTGGCCGATTACAACCTGACGCAGGACCCGACCAGGCTGGTCTATCCGGTCTGGCGCGACCCGGACGTGCTGGACACCTGGTTCTCCTCGGGGCTGTGGCCGATCGGCACGCTGGGCTGGCCGGAAAAGACGCCGGAGCTGGCGCGCTATTTCCCGACCTCGGTGCTGGTCACGGGCTTCGACATCATCTTCTTCTGGGTGGCCCGGATGATGATGATGCAGCTGGCCGTGGTCGGGCAGGTGCCGTTCCGCACCGTCTATGTCCACGGGCTGGTGCGCGACGAAAAGGGCGCCAAGATGTCGAAGTCGAAAGGCAACGTCATCGACCCCTTGGTGCTGATCGACCAATACGGCGCCGACGCGCTGCGCTTTACCCTGACCAGCATGGCGGCGATGGGCCGCGACCCCAAGCTGGGACCGAAGCATGTCGAGGCGAACCGCAACTTCGTCACCAAGATCTGGAACGCCAGCCGCTTCGCCGAGATGAACGGGGTGCGCGGCGGCGGCGCCCGTCCGGCGCCCGCGCATGTGGTGAACCGCTGGATCATCGGCGAGGTCGCCCGCATCTGCCAGGCCACCGACGAGGCGCTGGCGGGCTTTCGCTTCAACGACGCCGCGACCGGGCTTTACGCCTTCGTCTGGGGCAAGGTCTGCGACTGGTATGTGGAATTCTCGAAACCGCTGTTCGACGGCGAATATCGCGACGAGACCCAGGCCACCATGGGCTGGGTCCTGGACCAGTGCTATACGCTGCTGCACCCGATCATGCCCTTCGTGACCGAGGAGCTTTGGGCGCTGACCGGCGACCGCGCGAAGATGCTGGTCCATGGCGACTGGCCGGACTGCGGGTCCGACCTGATCGACGCCGAGGCCGACCGGCAGATGAACTGGGTGATCGCGCTGATCGAGAACATCCGCTCGGCCCGGGCCCAGATCGGCGTGCCGGCCGGCGCGCGTCCCGACCTGATTGTGACCGAGGCCGATGCGGCCGCGCGGGCGGCGCTGGCGGCGAACGGGCCGCTGGTCGAGCGGCTGGCGCGGGTCAACCCGCCGCGTGAGGGCGCGATGGGGCCGGGCATGATCTCGGTCGCGGCGCTGGGGGCCAGTTTCGCCCTGCCGGTGGGCGAGATGATCGACGTGGCCGCCGAAACCGCGCGGCTGGAAAAGGCGGCGGCCAAGGCCGAGAAGGACGCGGCGGGCCTGCGCGGCCGACTGGCGAACCCGCGTTTCGTCGAGAATGCCGAGCCCGAGGTGATCGAAGAGACCCGCGGCAAGCTGGCGGCGCTGGACGACGACCTGGCCCGCATCCGCGCCGCCCTGGGGCAGCTGGCGGCGATGTAA
- a CDS encoding sirohydrochlorin chelatase, translating into MPKVLIVAHGQPGDPAPQQRAVEALAARVPVPGARVQGATLAMPGALDLADDGTLVYPLFMAAGWFTRSELPRRLALAGAPGARILPPFGADPGLPALCLRLIAGSAAIQGWALSDTHLLIAAHGSGRSRAPSEAAQRIAAALAPQMAGTRCGFIEEAPFIADAARGLPAQTLCLPLFATEADHVTDDLPRALDGAAFGGLTLPPVGLAAEVPAMIARAVRRAL; encoded by the coding sequence GTGCCTAAGGTCCTGATCGTCGCCCATGGCCAGCCCGGCGACCCCGCCCCGCAGCAGCGGGCGGTCGAGGCCCTGGCCGCCCGCGTGCCCGTCCCCGGCGCCCGGGTCCAAGGCGCCACGCTGGCGATGCCCGGCGCGCTGGACCTCGCCGACGACGGGACGCTGGTCTATCCGCTGTTCATGGCGGCGGGCTGGTTCACCCGCAGCGAACTGCCGCGCCGCCTGGCCCTGGCCGGCGCGCCCGGCGCCCGCATCCTGCCGCCCTTCGGCGCCGACCCGGGCTTGCCGGCGCTTTGCCTGCGCCTGATCGCTGGCAGCGCCGCGATCCAGGGCTGGGCGCTTTCGGATACGCATCTGCTGATCGCCGCCCACGGTTCTGGCCGCTCGCGCGCGCCCTCCGAGGCCGCGCAGCGGATCGCCGCCGCCCTCGCGCCGCAGATGGCCGGCACCCGCTGCGGCTTCATCGAGGAAGCGCCCTTCATCGCCGATGCCGCCCGCGGACTGCCCGCGCAGACGCTCTGCCTGCCGCTGTTCGCGACCGAGGCCGATCATGTCACCGACGACCTGCCCCGCGCGCTCGACGGCGCGGCGTTCGGCGGCCTGACCCTGCCCCCGGTCGGCCTTGCCGCCGAGGTCCCCGCCATGATCGCCAGGGCCGTCCGGCGCGCGCTTTAG
- a CDS encoding DUF4202 domain-containing protein: protein MTRLQTAFDAIDKANSADPHRDPQDRPEALLYGQRMTAEQEALYPDASEPLRIACRGQHVERWQLPRDAYPMDRPGYLAWRTEQGRRHAARVGGIMRDAGYGEDEVAAAEKMLTKQGIKRDPEVQALEDVACFTFIRWYMGPFAEGRDPDELQRIVDKTARKMSAEARARALQEFAIPEPFAAAFRA from the coding sequence ATGACCCGCCTTCAGACCGCTTTCGACGCCATCGACAAGGCCAATTCCGCCGATCCGCACCGGGACCCCCAGGACCGGCCCGAAGCGCTGCTCTATGGCCAGCGCATGACGGCCGAGCAGGAGGCGCTCTATCCCGACGCCTCGGAGCCCCTGCGCATCGCCTGCCGCGGCCAGCATGTGGAACGCTGGCAGCTGCCCCGCGACGCCTATCCGATGGACCGCCCCGGCTATCTGGCCTGGCGCACCGAACAGGGCCGCCGCCACGCCGCCCGCGTCGGCGGCATCATGCGCGACGCCGGCTATGGCGAGGACGAAGTCGCAGCCGCCGAAAAGATGCTGACCAAGCAGGGGATCAAGCGCGACCCCGAGGTGCAGGCGCTGGAGGACGTAGCCTGCTTCACCTTCATCCGCTGGTACATGGGCCCCTTCGCCGAGGGCCGCGACCCGGACGAGCTGCAACGCATCGTGGACAAGACCGCGCGCAAGATGTCCGCCGAGGCCCGCGCCCGCGCGCTGCAGGAATTCGCCATCCCCGAGCCCTTCGCCGCCGCCTTCCGTGCCTAA